In the Ipomoea triloba cultivar NCNSP0323 chromosome 6, ASM357664v1 genome, one interval contains:
- the LOC116023453 gene encoding uncharacterized protein LOC116023453, translating to MTFVWKALSAKIRAQGDVVLNVASSGIASLLLLGGRTAHSRFAIPIAVTEDSTCNISQGSDLAQLLITTKLIIWDEAPMMHKHCFECLDRTLRDLMRVQDCNSGSKTFGGKTMVLGGDFRQILPVVPKRSRQDIVSATINSSYLWVSCKVLRLTKNLRLNTDEEGANIEEIKDFAQWLAQIGDGILGGPNDGYAKVQIPQEMLLPSTGDNIATIVDNIFPMFKEGGCHQEYMESRAILAPTLDVENAVNEYMTDLHVAESRTYLSCDTVCNADSNNGILSDMHTLEFLNGLKASGIPKVGSPVMLLRNIDHSMGLYNGTRLIITRLSEYVVEAKIVSGHNAEQIVLIPRMAMTPTNTRLPFKFQRRQFPLVLAYAMNTNKSQGQTLKHVGLLLRKPVFVHGQLYVAASRVSSPKGLRILISNDDGESNNYTTNVVYHEVFNNL from the coding sequence ATGACCTTTGTTTGGAAAGCACTGTCCGCAAAAATAAGGGCACAAGGAGATGTGGTCCTTAATGTTGCATCTAGTGGTATTGCTTCTTTGCTGTTGCTAGGCGGTCGAACAGCGCACTCGCGGTTTGCTATACCCATTGCTGTTACAGAAGACTCGACATGCAACATATCTCAAGGTAGCGATCTTGCCCAACTCTTGATAACTACGAAGCTTATAATATGGGACgaagcaccaatgatgcacaAGCATTGCTTCGAATGTCTAGATAGAACTTTGAGAGATCTAATGCGGGTCCAGGATTGCAATAGTGGTAGTAAGACGTTTGGTGGTAAAACAATGGTATTAGGAGGTGATTTTAGACAAATACTACCGGTTGTGCCTAAAAGGTCAAGACAAGATATTGTTTCTGCAACAATAAACTCTTCTTACTTGTGGGTATCATGTAAAGTGTTGAGGTTAACAAAGAATCTCCGCCTAAATACAGATGAAGAAGGTGCTAATATTGAGGAGATTAAAGATTTTGCTCAGTGGTTGGCTCAAATCGGTGATGGTATTTTGGGAGGCCCTAATGACGGCTATGCAAAAGTTCAAATTCCTCAGGAAATGTTGTTGCCATCGACTGGGGATAACATAGCAACAATTGTGGATAATATTTTTCCAATGTTCAAAGAAGGTGGCTGTCACCAAGAGTACATGGAAAGTCGTGCGATCTTGGCTCCGACGCTCGATGTTGAAAATGCAGTGAATGAATATATGACCGATCTGCATGTCGCTGAAAGCAGGACCTACCTAAGTTGCGACACTGTGTGTAACGCGGATTCAAATAATGGCATCCTATCTGATATGCACACTCTAGAATTCCTGAATGGATTAAAAGCATCTGGCATTCCTAAAGTGGGATCTCCAGTCATGTTGTTGAGAAACATAGATCACTCAATGGGACTATACAATGGCACAAGGCTTATTATCACTAGGTTATCAGAGTATGTTGTTGAAGCAAAAATTGTGTCTGGCCATAATGCCGAACAAATTGTCTTGATACCAAGGATGGCAATGACGCCAACAAATACAAGGCTGCcgttcaaatttcaaagaagacaattcccGTTAGTGTTGGCGTATGCGATGAACACTAACAAAAGTCAAGGCCAAACGTTAAAGCATGTTGGGTTACTCCTAAGGAAACCTGTTTTTGTTCATGGCCAATTGTATGTTGCTGCTTCAAGGGTTAGTAGCCCTAAAGGGTTAAGAATTTTAATATCAAATGATGATGGAGAGAGTAATAATTATACTACGAATGTTGTGTACCatgaagttttcaataatttgtaa
- the LOC116023454 gene encoding uncharacterized protein LOC116023454, which translates to MGSFSRLPSESAFKSLLTPQNNREVIKPPSESAFTSLLTPQENMQAVDNVPSISTQINTDVQRKIVVVINHDDEIPRAPDGAKVDTSINSGNAPPIFRINGQNFHLMGGLLPQDGSCPKFAQLYIHDTENEVENRINAFRGNEPSTEIHVQIVEDIKQDLDDHNVLVKCFRWAKTHIQCHPQAEFKMRLIGKRTGDARTYNLPTVSEVAALIVGDLDPALGHRDIIVETNAGCLKRINELNPTYLPLQYPLLFPFGEDSYREDIQFNLDRSQHTSGRTRVSQREFFTYRIHERFGEMSTVLYAKRLFQQFLVDAYTMVESSRLLYIRNNQKALRCEAYKGLSDALTRGEVDTRNQGKRIILPSSFTGGARYMIQNYQDAMAICRAKGYPNLFITFTCNPKWPEIQRYMLKSNLKPEDRPDILCRVFKIKLDGLVKEIRAGKLFGKVVAEFQKRGLPHAHILIFLERLPQGFTATIIDQFISAEIPDPETYTKYFSAVEEFMIHGPCGRERPKSPCMANNKRRSNGVKLDSRYVVPHNRYLLLKYKAHINVEWCNQSRSIKYLFKYVNKGNDRVTAEFYKSTSDEHASETVDEITMFYDCRYVSTCEAAWRLLSFEVQYRHPPVEMLSFHLPDCQSVVFQDDDSIENVLSRPTVYQSMFTAWFEANKKFPSAKELAYIDMPSRFVRKKDIREWHPRKRGFSIGRIFYVPPSSGEIYYLRCLLNVVRGPTNFDDIKSYQGVVYPSFRDACYARGLLDDDREYIDAINEASLWSTAQAMRKLFVVLLTSNLVNRPENVWCQVWHHLAEDVQFNRRRLFRRDDLCLSDDDKKNLALIEIERLLQKYNKSLKDYPHMPIPIHEESWNHSNRLLCDELAYDRNTLLLESSRLESQLSDEQTLVYNTILNQYKKKKGVFSLFMDMVAPV; encoded by the exons AAAATATGCAAGCTGTTGATAATGTGCCATCTATTTCCACCCAAATCAATACTGATGTGCAAAGAAAGATCGTTGTGGTTATTAACCACGATGATGAAATTCCGCGTGCACCCGATG GAGCAAAAGTGGATACATCTATAAATAGTGGGAATGCCCCACCCATTTTTAGAATTAATGGTCAAAACTTCCATTTAATGGGAGGGTTGCTTCCTCAAGATGGTAGTTGTCCAAAATTTGCTCAATTGTACATACATGACACGGAAAATGAGGTGGAGAACCGCATCAACGCCTTTAG GGGCAATGAACCGAGTACCGAAATCCATGTTCAAATAGTGGAGGACATAAAACAAGATTTGGATGATCACAATGTCTTGGTTAAATGTTTCCGTTGGGCTAAAACGCATATACAATGCCATCCACAAGCAGAGTTCAAGATGAGATTAATTGGTAAGCGAACTGGTGATGCGAGAACATACAATTTGCCCACTGTATCTGAAGTGGCTGCCCTTATAGTTGGGGATCTTGATCCTGCTCTTGGTCATAGGGATATTATAGTAGAGACAAACGCCGGATGTCTTAAGCGGATAAATGAGTTGAACCCTACGTACTTGCCCTTACAGTATCCACTTCTCTTTCCTTTCGGCGAAGACAGCTACAGGGAGGACATTCAATTCAATTTGGATAGATCTCAACATACTAGTGGCAGAACAAGAGTGTCACAGCGAGAATTCTTTACCTATAGGATCCATGAGCGGTTTGGTGAAATGTCTACGGTACTATATGCAAAGAGACTTTTTCAACAGTTTTTGGTAGATGCATACACTATGGTGGAATCAAGCCGGCTGctatatattagaaataatCAAAAAGCGTTGCGCTGTGAAGCATACAAAGGTCTTTCAGATGCTTTGACGCGAGGGGAAGTTGATACTCGCAATCAAGGAAAACGAATCATACTACCATCCAGTTTCACAGGCGGGGCTCGCTATATGATCCAGAATTACCAGGATGCGATGGCTATTTGTCGTGCGAAAGGTTATCCAAACTTATTTATAACATTTACATGTAACCCGAAGTGGCCAGAGATCCAAAGATACATGctcaaatcaaatctcaaaccAGAAGATAGACCAGACATTTTGTGCCGGGTGTTCAAGATAAAGCTTGATGGATTGGTGAAAGAGATTCGTGCTGGAAAGCTTTTTGGAAAAGTTGTGGCAG AATTTCAAAAGCGAGGACTGCCACACGCTCACATTCTAATTTTCCTAGAAAGACTACCTCAAGGCTTTACAGCAACTATCATTGACCAATTTATTTCAGCAGAGATACCAGACCCAGAAACTTACACGAAATATTTTAGTGCTGTTGAGGAGTTTATGATTCACGGGCCATGTGGAAGAGAAAGGCCAAAATCTCCATGCATGGCAAACAACAA ACGCCGTTCAAATGGTGTAAAGTTGGATAGCAGATATGTGGTGCCACATAATAGATACCTTCTTCTCAAATACAAAGCCCACATCAATGTAGAATGGTGTAACCAATCTAGATCAATCAAGTATCTATTCAAGTATGTGAACAAAGGTAATGACAGGGTCACCGCAGAATTCTACAAGAGCACTTCAGATGAGCATGCAAGTGAAACTGTCGACGAAATTACTATGTTCTACGATTGTAGATATGTATCTACATGCGAAGCTGCATGGAGATTGTTAAGCTTTGAGGTTCAATATAGGCATCCACCTGTAGAAATGTTGAGTTTCCATTTGCCAGATTGTCAATCAGTGGTATTCCAGGACGATGACAGCATAGAGAATGTGTTAAGTAGGCCAACCGTATACCAGAGTATGTTTACTGCATGGTTTGAGGCTAACAAGAAATTTCCATCAGCAAAGGAGTTAGCTTATATTGACATGCCGTCAAGATTTGTACGGAAGAAGGATATTAGAGAATGGCATCCGAGGAAGAGGGGTTTCTCCATTGGAAGAATATTTTACGTACCTCCTAGCAGTGGAGAGATTTATTACTTGAGATGTCTCTTAAATGTAGTTCGTGGTCCTACTAATTTTGATGACATTAAGTCGTATCAGGGTGTAGTATATCCATCTTTTAGGGATGCATGCTATGCAAGAGGGCTTTTAGATGATGACAGAGAATACATAGATGCAATTAATGAAGCCAGTCTATGGTCTACTGCCCAAGCAATgagaaaattatttgttgtcTTATTAACATCCAACTTGGTAAACCGGCCTGAAAATGTATGGTGTCAAGTATGGCATCACTTGGCAGAGGATGTTCAATTTAACAGACGGAGATTATTTCGCAGAGATG ATTTGTGTTTGTCTGATGATGACAAGAAGAATTTAGCATTAATTGAGATTGAGCGATTGTTACAAAAGTACAACAAGTCCTTGAAAGATTACCCTCATATGCCAATTCCAATTCATGAAGAATCTTGGAACCACAGTAATCGTTTGTTGTGTGATGAGCTCGCATATGATCGGAATACTCTACTTCTGGAAAGTAGCAGGTTAGAAAGTCAATTATCTGATGAGCAAACTTTGGTTTACAATACGATCCTTAATCAGtacaagaaaaaaaagggggttttttctttgtttatggaTATGGTGGCACCGGTATGA